Proteins encoded together in one Corallococcus caeni window:
- a CDS encoding thiazole synthase, producing MSGIADKPFTLAGVTFTSRLIVGTGKYPSHEVMKQCHEASGAELVTVAVRRLDLKATGEASLMNWIDRNKMRLLPNTALCYTAEDAVRTCRLAEELGMSKWVKLEVLGDEKTLYPDVEETVKAARILVKEGFTVLPYTSDDPITARKLEDAGCAAVMPLAAPIGSGLGIRNPHNLRLIREVVKVPVIVDAGVGTASDAAIAMELGVDALLMNTAIAGAKDPVRMAVAMKKAVEAGRDAFLAGRIPRKAYGSASSPIEGLVE from the coding sequence ATGAGCGGCATCGCGGACAAGCCTTTCACGCTGGCGGGGGTGACGTTCACCTCGCGGCTCATCGTCGGGACGGGGAAGTACCCCAGCCACGAGGTGATGAAGCAGTGCCACGAAGCGTCGGGCGCGGAGCTCGTCACGGTGGCGGTGCGCCGGTTGGATTTGAAGGCGACGGGCGAGGCGTCGCTGATGAACTGGATCGACCGCAACAAGATGCGCCTCCTGCCCAACACGGCGCTCTGCTACACGGCGGAGGACGCGGTGCGCACCTGCCGGCTGGCGGAAGAGCTGGGCATGAGCAAGTGGGTGAAGCTGGAGGTGCTGGGCGACGAGAAGACGCTCTACCCCGACGTCGAGGAGACGGTGAAGGCGGCGCGCATCCTGGTGAAGGAGGGCTTCACGGTGCTGCCGTACACCAGCGACGACCCCATCACGGCGCGCAAGCTGGAGGACGCGGGCTGCGCGGCGGTGATGCCGCTGGCGGCGCCCATCGGCAGCGGACTGGGCATCCGCAACCCGCACAACCTGCGGCTCATCCGCGAGGTGGTGAAGGTGCCGGTCATCGTGGACGCGGGCGTGGGCACGGCCTCCGACGCGGCCATCGCGATGGAGCTGGGCGTGGACGCGCTGCTCATGAACACCGCCATCGCGGGCGCGAAGGATCCGGTGCGCATGGCCGTGGCGATGAAGAAGGCGGTGGAGGCCGGCCGCGACGCGTTCCTGGCGGGCCGCATCCCGCGCAAGGCGTACGGCTCCGCGTCCAGCCCCATCGAAGGGCTCGTGGAGTAG
- a CDS encoding DUF4350 domain-containing protein, which produces MRNARVAVVLGLMIAVALAVGLASHEAPPDSPVPSITNPGPLGLKALFVYLQERGRDVSAQASSLESLPSGTRTLIIAAPQARPVTKEEVAALERFVRGGGTLVYLSPHALGEYQPGMEEWLRIATGALPGTNHQGLASEWVDPAGVTVDVWLPAGALRDLSLLRVARDRSLRVEHEDAVPLAGLGAAGVVWRWGLGQGEVYVVAGPDLAENRRLELLDNLRFWDSLAARGPLRFDEFHHAVITRPPLSQGLWVFIAQSLAVGLVYVVSRGTRFGAPRPVRVERHRSSREYVRSLGWLMRRAKVEAELLPELDTALRRLMHERLGIAPSLPDAEAARLLEETCGVPARDYLDAKEDLVRTRERTPIRPADYTRLARRYALLERRVTGRADDPRE; this is translated from the coding sequence GTGAGGAACGCGCGCGTCGCGGTCGTCCTGGGGCTGATGATCGCCGTGGCGCTGGCGGTGGGCCTTGCCTCGCATGAGGCCCCGCCGGACTCTCCCGTGCCTTCCATCACGAACCCGGGCCCCCTGGGCCTCAAGGCCCTCTTCGTCTACCTCCAGGAACGCGGACGCGACGTCAGCGCGCAGGCCTCCTCGCTGGAGTCGCTCCCCTCCGGCACGCGCACGCTGATCATCGCCGCGCCGCAAGCCCGGCCGGTGACGAAGGAGGAGGTCGCCGCGCTGGAGCGCTTCGTCCGGGGCGGCGGCACGCTCGTGTATCTGTCTCCGCACGCGCTGGGCGAATACCAGCCGGGCATGGAGGAGTGGCTCCGGATCGCCACGGGCGCGCTGCCCGGCACCAACCACCAGGGCCTTGCCTCCGAATGGGTGGACCCCGCCGGCGTCACCGTGGACGTGTGGCTTCCCGCGGGCGCGCTGCGCGACCTGTCACTCCTCCGCGTGGCCCGGGACCGGAGCCTGCGGGTGGAACACGAGGACGCGGTGCCGCTCGCGGGGCTGGGCGCCGCGGGCGTGGTGTGGCGCTGGGGCCTGGGCCAGGGCGAGGTCTACGTCGTCGCGGGCCCGGACCTCGCGGAGAACCGGCGCCTGGAGCTGCTCGACAACCTGCGCTTCTGGGATTCGCTCGCCGCGCGCGGCCCCCTGCGCTTCGACGAGTTCCACCACGCCGTCATCACGCGCCCGCCCCTGTCCCAGGGCCTCTGGGTCTTCATCGCGCAGAGCCTCGCCGTGGGGCTCGTCTACGTCGTCTCCCGGGGCACGCGCTTCGGCGCGCCGCGCCCCGTGCGCGTGGAGCGGCACCGTTCTTCGCGCGAATACGTGCGCTCCCTGGGCTGGCTCATGCGCCGCGCGAAGGTGGAGGCGGAGCTGCTGCCGGAGCTGGACACCGCCCTGCGCCGCCTGATGCACGAGCGCCTGGGCATCGCCCCCTCCCTGCCGGACGCCGAGGCCGCGCGCCTGCTGGAGGAGACCTGCGGCGTGCCCGCGCGTGACTACCTGGACGCGAAGGAGGACCTGGTGCGCACGCGGGAGCGCACGCCCATCCGCCCCGCTGACTACACCCGCCTTGCCCGCCGCTACGCCCTGCTGGAGCGCCGCGTGACGGGCCGCGCGGACGACCCGCGTGAATGA
- a CDS encoding thiamine phosphate synthase, with translation MTALPRLVVITDWRLPRARLLTALEQALEAGPEVAVQHRHPEASGRVFLEEARLLAEVCRGRALFVNGRLDVALLVGAHLHLPASGPSPRDVRPFLPEGRLVSVAVHDAREAEAAVGADLALVSPVFAPGSKPGDTRDTLGPRGFRALSERLPCPALALGGMTAERAREVPGAWGVAVISAVLEAEDPRAAARALLDTCVPPRG, from the coding sequence GTGACTGCCCTGCCCCGCCTCGTGGTCATCACGGACTGGCGGCTGCCCCGGGCGCGGCTGTTGACCGCGCTGGAGCAGGCGCTGGAGGCGGGGCCGGAGGTCGCCGTGCAACACCGTCATCCGGAGGCCTCCGGGCGGGTGTTCCTGGAGGAGGCGCGGCTTCTGGCGGAGGTGTGCCGGGGCCGGGCGCTGTTCGTGAACGGGCGGTTGGATGTCGCGCTGCTCGTGGGCGCGCATCTGCACCTGCCGGCGTCGGGCCCTTCGCCCCGCGACGTGCGCCCGTTCCTGCCGGAGGGCCGGCTCGTGAGCGTGGCGGTGCACGACGCTCGCGAGGCGGAAGCCGCGGTGGGGGCGGACCTGGCGCTGGTGAGCCCCGTGTTCGCGCCTGGCTCCAAGCCGGGGGACACGCGCGACACGTTGGGGCCCCGTGGGTTCAGGGCGCTTTCGGAGCGGCTGCCCTGCCCTGCCCTGGCGCTGGGCGGGATGACGGCGGAGCGCGCTCGGGAGGTGCCGGGGGCCTGGGGCGTCGCGGTCATCTCCGCCGTGCTGGAGGCGGAGGATCCGCGCGCCGCGGCCCGGGCGCTGCTGGACACATGCGTGCCGCCTCGCGGCTGA
- the thiS gene encoding sulfur carrier protein ThiS — translation MNVWVNGEARTLPEGSTLSSLLALLELGSGPGVAVEVNAEVVRRARHPEHRLQDGDRVEIVTFVGGG, via the coding sequence GTGAACGTGTGGGTCAACGGAGAAGCGCGGACGCTGCCGGAGGGCAGCACCCTTTCGTCCCTGCTGGCGCTGCTGGAGCTGGGCAGCGGCCCGGGGGTGGCGGTGGAGGTGAACGCGGAGGTGGTACGCCGCGCCCGTCACCCCGAGCACCGGCTCCAGGACGGGGACCGGGTGGAGATCGTCACCTTCGTCGGTGGCGGGTGA
- a CDS encoding DUF4129 domain-containing protein gives MPALPLLLLLAALPPCADREAVSRRLEDTARSRPQELDAEVNRLVEALDGVPLPPGTSGQTAPDRARQLTVYLKAVCALDAEPAVATDATSEPERLRAILDRPEFARARQRNSDLLTRLLRELQTWLEGLFESRGAQGFAVATRAVMLGVALAVVLFGVLRVRWRRSRKPVAAPGAEGEAAPLELDTPGEHLGRARTALETEDAREAIREGLLGLLSTLEQRKLARPDRVKTNRELAAELPTRGAPARVTSEVERLVGWYDQAFYSLEPVSREEAARFVESVEQLHGTLAEGQP, from the coding sequence GTGCCCGCCCTGCCCCTGCTCCTCCTGCTGGCCGCCCTGCCCCCGTGCGCTGACCGGGAGGCCGTGTCGCGCCGGCTCGAGGACACGGCGCGCTCCCGGCCCCAGGAGCTGGACGCGGAGGTGAACCGGCTGGTGGAAGCCCTGGACGGCGTGCCCCTGCCGCCCGGGACCTCCGGACAGACGGCGCCGGACCGGGCCCGGCAGCTCACGGTGTACCTGAAGGCCGTGTGCGCCCTGGACGCGGAACCGGCCGTGGCGACCGACGCGACGAGCGAGCCCGAGCGGCTGCGCGCCATCCTCGACCGGCCGGAGTTCGCGAGGGCCCGGCAGCGCAACAGCGACCTGCTGACACGCTTGCTGCGCGAGTTGCAGACCTGGCTGGAAGGCCTCTTCGAATCCAGGGGTGCGCAGGGCTTCGCGGTGGCCACGCGCGCGGTGATGTTGGGCGTGGCGCTGGCGGTGGTGCTGTTCGGCGTGCTGCGGGTGCGGTGGCGCCGGAGCAGGAAGCCCGTCGCCGCGCCGGGAGCGGAAGGAGAAGCCGCGCCCCTGGAGCTGGACACGCCCGGAGAACACCTGGGCCGGGCGCGCACCGCGCTGGAGACGGAGGACGCGCGCGAGGCCATCCGCGAGGGCCTGCTGGGCCTGCTGTCCACGCTGGAGCAGCGCAAGCTGGCTCGGCCGGACCGCGTGAAGACGAACCGCGAACTCGCCGCGGAGCTGCCCACGCGAGGAGCCCCGGCGCGAGTGACGAGCGAGGTGGAACGGCTGGTGGGTTGGTACGACCAGGCCTTCTATTCGCTGGAGCCGGTGTCGCGGGAGGAAGCCGCGCGCTTCGTGGAGTCCGTGGAGCAGCTGCACGGCACGCTCGCGGAGGGCCAGCCGTGA